A portion of the Ferrovum sp. JA12 genome contains these proteins:
- a CDS encoding LapA family protein yields the protein MFYIKWIVRIVVFILLLGFAVKNVEPVTLKYFLNYQWHEPLIVFLLIFFIVGVSVGLLVATGSLFKQRRELQHLRREFNQLEKSMELASQPKPLRDVSTAAHIDVV from the coding sequence ATGTTCTATATTAAGTGGATTGTCCGCATTGTAGTCTTCATTTTACTATTGGGTTTTGCGGTTAAAAATGTGGAACCGGTAACGCTGAAATACTTCCTTAATTATCAGTGGCATGAACCCCTTATTGTCTTTCTGCTGATTTTCTTTATTGTGGGGGTAAGTGTGGGATTATTAGTTGCCACAGGAAGTTTATTCAAACAACGCCGCGAGTTGCAACATTTACGCCGTGAGTTTAATCAATTAGAAAAATCCATGGAATTAGCCAGTCAACCCAAACCCCTTCGTGATGTATCCACCGCAGCGCATATTGATGTGGTTTGA
- the lapB gene encoding lipopolysaccharide assembly protein LapB — MMDFQAYWLLVIPVFFGLGWLAARVDIRHLLSESRALPASYFKGLNFLLNEQTDKAIESFIEVAQTDQQSVELQFALGGLFRRRGEVDRATKMHQSLLDRSDLTPQQTTQALHELAEDYLKAGFYDRAEALFIELKKTALSDVAIRSLLDIYVTEKEWLKAIDTAQELGGNNSDMGSKEIAHFYCELALIEYSRSNFEAAKKQLEEALLWNKKCVRAYIIQGQWAKQNGEFEKAVEYWLYIEQQSPDYLFLIADSFMETMKQLNRLDEAILLLRGWVERFPTLDLLSTLFKSLLESRGGEVAYQSIKEEFTRNPSLGSLDKYLEAQLVTVAPELRSDLQLIRDLVHQHNVKTSYYQCHTCGFKAKTYFWHCPACAGWDTYPPKRNSDSDSDNQSHTKLSM; from the coding sequence ATGATGGATTTTCAAGCATATTGGCTATTGGTTATTCCTGTTTTTTTTGGTTTAGGATGGCTAGCCGCTAGAGTAGATATTAGACATTTACTGTCAGAGTCGAGGGCGCTACCAGCCTCTTATTTTAAGGGTTTAAATTTTCTGTTAAACGAGCAAACCGATAAGGCCATTGAGTCCTTTATCGAGGTGGCGCAAACGGATCAACAAAGTGTGGAATTGCAGTTTGCTCTAGGGGGCTTGTTTCGCCGTCGGGGCGAGGTAGATCGAGCCACTAAAATGCATCAAAGTCTGCTGGATCGCTCTGACTTGACGCCACAACAAACAACACAAGCATTGCATGAACTCGCTGAGGACTATTTAAAAGCAGGCTTCTATGATCGGGCGGAAGCTTTGTTTATTGAACTCAAAAAAACTGCCTTAAGCGATGTCGCTATTCGCTCCTTGTTAGATATATATGTCACAGAAAAAGAATGGTTAAAGGCCATTGATACCGCACAAGAACTGGGTGGGAACAACAGTGATATGGGCAGTAAAGAGATTGCCCACTTTTATTGTGAATTAGCTTTAATAGAATATAGCCGCTCTAATTTCGAGGCTGCTAAAAAGCAATTAGAAGAAGCTCTTCTTTGGAATAAAAAATGCGTGCGTGCCTATATTATTCAAGGTCAATGGGCTAAGCAAAATGGAGAGTTTGAGAAAGCAGTGGAATACTGGTTGTACATTGAACAGCAATCCCCTGATTACTTATTCCTTATTGCGGATTCCTTCATGGAAACCATGAAGCAGTTAAATCGATTAGATGAAGCTATTCTGTTACTGCGCGGTTGGGTGGAGCGTTTTCCGACTCTGGATTTACTGTCTACCTTATTTAAAAGCTTACTTGAGAGCCGTGGTGGAGAAGTGGCCTATCAGAGTATTAAGGAAGAGTTTACTCGTAATCCCTCCTTGGGTTCCCTAGACAAATACCTGGAAGCCCAGTTAGTGACAGTGGCCCCAGAGTTGAGATCAGATTTGCAGTTAATCAGAGACTTAGTGCATCAGCACAATGTTAAAACCTCTTACTATCAATGTCACACCTGTGGCTTTAAGGCAAAAACTTATTTCTGGCATTGTCCTGCCTGCGCTGGATGGGATACTTATCCTCCTAAGCGAAACAGTGACAGTGACAGTGACAATCAATCACACACCAAATTGAGCATGTAA
- the pyrF gene encoding orotidine-5'-phosphate decarboxylase has protein sequence MTSNSNHQKSIIVALDYAKESDALNFVAQCDPTLCRLKVGKELFTLAGPGFVKKIVNLGFDVFLDLKFHDIPNTVAAACRAAADLGVWMINVHASGGVTMMEKALNSLESYSTSRPKLIAVTVLTSLSQEDLLQLGMKESLEQQVLRLATLTQRSGLDGVVCSAREASLLRAQLGREFLLVTPGIRLDASAQDDQVRVVTPKDAIQLGSNYLVIGRPITQSKDPILTLQSIYSTLNTL, from the coding sequence ATGACCAGTAATTCTAATCACCAAAAATCGATCATAGTTGCTTTGGATTACGCCAAAGAGAGTGACGCGCTCAATTTTGTGGCCCAGTGCGACCCCACCCTATGCCGCTTAAAAGTGGGGAAGGAGCTCTTTACCCTCGCAGGTCCTGGGTTTGTTAAAAAAATAGTGAACTTAGGTTTTGATGTCTTTTTGGATTTAAAATTTCATGATATCCCCAATACCGTGGCAGCTGCCTGCCGGGCAGCGGCGGATTTAGGGGTGTGGATGATCAATGTACACGCCTCGGGTGGTGTTACCATGATGGAAAAAGCCCTCAATAGTCTCGAAAGCTATTCAACTTCACGACCAAAACTCATTGCTGTGACAGTGTTAACCAGTCTGTCGCAGGAGGATTTACTGCAACTTGGCATGAAAGAATCCTTGGAGCAGCAGGTATTACGCTTAGCGACCTTAACACAAAGGTCAGGGCTAGACGGGGTGGTGTGTTCAGCTCGGGAGGCTTCACTGTTAAGAGCTCAATTGGGTCGGGAGTTTTTATTGGTAACGCCAGGTATCCGCTTAGATGCCAGTGCCCAAGACGATCAAGTACGAGTTGTCACACCCAAGGACGCCATTCAATTGGGTTCTAACTATTTGGTAATTGGTCGGCCCATTACCCAGAGTAAAGATCCTATTCTGACATTACAATCCATTTACTCAACCTTAAACACACTTTAA
- a CDS encoding UDP-glucose dehydrogenase family protein, which yields MRISIIGTGYVGLVSGACLADVGNHVLCLDLNPEKITTLKNGGIPIYEPGLEEMVKRNVAAGRLNFTTNVNESVDYGEVQFIAVGTPPDEDGSADLKHVLAAAHNIGQYMHHSKVIVDKSTVPVGTADKVKRAIIEELTRRGVNIPFSVVSNPEFLKEGAAIEDFMRPDRIVVGAEDAHAIEVMRNLYAPFQRNHERLILMDVKSAELTKYAANAMLATRISFMNELALLAERLGADIERVRQGIGSDPRIGYQFLYPGIGYGGSCFPKDVKALMKTASESTLDLKILNAVEAVNARQKTVLLEKITTVFGTDLTGRHFALWGLAFKPNTDDMREAPSRVVIDGLIELGASVAAYDPVAISEATHLYSHEPRVAFSHSPEEALNNADALLILTEWKEFRSPDFIEIKRLLKQPYIFDGRNIYDPQQVRAAGLHYSGIGRL from the coding sequence ATGCGCATCTCAATCATTGGAACAGGTTATGTGGGCTTAGTCAGCGGAGCTTGCTTGGCTGACGTGGGCAACCATGTATTGTGTCTCGATTTAAACCCTGAAAAAATTACGACTCTTAAAAATGGTGGTATTCCAATTTATGAGCCTGGCTTAGAGGAGATGGTCAAACGCAATGTGGCAGCGGGCCGACTGAATTTCACTACTAATGTGAATGAGAGCGTGGATTATGGTGAAGTACAATTCATTGCCGTGGGAACTCCCCCCGATGAAGATGGATCTGCTGATTTAAAACATGTATTAGCCGCCGCGCATAATATTGGCCAGTATATGCATCATTCCAAAGTGATCGTAGATAAATCCACGGTACCGGTAGGTACGGCTGATAAAGTAAAGCGGGCCATAATAGAGGAGTTAACGAGGCGTGGGGTCAATATCCCCTTTAGTGTGGTGTCTAACCCTGAGTTTTTAAAGGAGGGAGCCGCCATTGAGGATTTTATGCGCCCTGATAGGATTGTGGTGGGCGCTGAGGATGCCCATGCCATTGAAGTCATGCGGAACCTGTACGCTCCTTTTCAGCGCAACCATGAACGTTTGATACTGATGGATGTAAAATCAGCAGAGCTCACCAAGTACGCGGCCAACGCCATGCTGGCCACACGAATTTCCTTTATGAATGAGTTGGCACTTCTTGCCGAGCGCTTGGGGGCAGATATTGAACGGGTGCGTCAAGGCATCGGATCTGATCCCAGAATTGGTTATCAATTTTTATATCCAGGCATTGGCTACGGCGGGTCATGTTTTCCGAAGGATGTGAAAGCCCTCATGAAAACCGCCAGTGAAAGTACCTTAGATTTAAAAATCCTCAACGCCGTTGAAGCAGTGAATGCTCGACAAAAAACAGTGTTATTGGAAAAAATCACCACTGTTTTTGGCACAGATCTCACCGGTAGACATTTTGCACTATGGGGTTTAGCCTTTAAACCAAACACCGATGACATGCGTGAAGCTCCTTCCAGGGTGGTGATTGATGGTCTCATTGAATTGGGGGCGAGCGTGGCGGCCTATGACCCTGTAGCTATTAGTGAGGCGACCCATCTTTACTCCCACGAACCTCGCGTCGCCTTTAGTCACTCGCCAGAGGAGGCCTTAAATAATGCGGATGCCTTACTGATTCTCACGGAGTGGAAAGAGTTCAGAAGTCCTGATTTTATTGAAATAAAACGCCTACTCAAGCAGCCTTATATTTTTGATGGTCGTAATATTTATGATCCGCAACAGGTGAGGGCAGCAGGGCTTCATTACTCAGGCATTGGACGCTTATAA
- the rfaE1 gene encoding D-glycero-beta-D-manno-heptose-7-phosphate kinase, with protein sequence MIDINHLKNRFSRPRILVVGDVMLDRYWFGEVSRISPEAPVPVVLVSKSEERPGGAANVARGVKALGAHCTLLSVTGDDEAGTRLQELLRLEGVNTKLHRDGNIDTTVKLRVIGRQQQLLRIDFETPPRDETLLAKLTDFTNLLDQMDLVILSDYGKGGLKHIESMIALCNQRGMPVLVDPKGDDYAGYRGASLLTPNRSEFKEVSGSWANEAELTQKAQQLKNKLALTALLVTRSEEGMTLYQDEQIFHEPTQAKEVYDVSGAGDTVIATLGVAMAAGYDMQDAVKLANLAAGVVVGKLGTAVVSADELCQVVSQTL encoded by the coding sequence ATGATTGATATAAATCATCTGAAAAACCGTTTTTCACGCCCAAGAATTTTAGTGGTGGGTGATGTGATGCTAGACCGCTATTGGTTTGGTGAAGTGAGTCGTATCTCCCCTGAGGCACCAGTTCCCGTGGTATTGGTGAGTAAGAGTGAAGAGCGCCCGGGTGGCGCTGCCAATGTGGCGAGGGGAGTTAAGGCCTTAGGGGCTCATTGCACTTTGTTATCGGTGACAGGAGACGATGAAGCTGGAACGCGTTTACAAGAACTCTTACGCCTTGAGGGAGTGAATACCAAACTTCATCGTGATGGGAACATTGACACCACAGTGAAACTGCGGGTGATTGGTCGTCAGCAACAATTGCTGCGTATTGATTTTGAGACGCCCCCCAGAGATGAAACACTGTTAGCTAAATTAACCGACTTTACGAATTTATTAGATCAGATGGATCTGGTGATTCTGTCGGATTATGGTAAGGGGGGGCTGAAACACATTGAGAGCATGATTGCCCTATGCAATCAGCGAGGCATGCCTGTTTTAGTGGATCCAAAGGGCGATGATTATGCGGGCTATCGCGGAGCGAGTCTGCTCACTCCTAATCGTTCTGAGTTTAAAGAAGTGTCAGGATCCTGGGCGAATGAGGCTGAACTCACTCAAAAAGCACAACAATTAAAAAATAAACTTGCCTTAACAGCGTTACTCGTAACACGCTCAGAGGAAGGCATGACGCTTTATCAAGATGAGCAAATTTTTCATGAGCCCACCCAGGCTAAAGAGGTCTATGATGTCTCTGGCGCAGGAGATACTGTAATTGCCACATTGGGAGTAGCCATGGCTGCGGGCTATGATATGCAAGATGCCGTAAAATTAGCTAATCTTGCAGCAGGTGTGGTGGTGGGTAAACTGGGTACGGCTGTGGTCAGTGCCGATGAGTTATGTCAGGTTGTTTCTCAAACATTGTAA
- the rfaD gene encoding ADP-glyceromanno-heptose 6-epimerase, with amino-acid sequence MVIIVTGAAGLIGSNIIKTLNEHGITHILAVDNLERADKFFNLTDCVIADYLDKREFIQLIESDSLQRNVRAVLHQGACSDTMEHNGRYMMDNNFRYTTKLFQYCQEREIPLIYASSAAVYGGNTTFKEDPSCEAPLNVYGYSKLAFDQYFRSHVQQTGLTAPCVGLRYFNVYGPREQHKGRMASVAYHFYNQYVEQGFIKLFEGCDGYANGEQRRDFISIEDVVKVNLWFLEHPEVSGIFNVGTGVSRTFNDMAVATLNAIRATEGEDEITLTEMCDRNFIQYIPFPEALKGKYQSFTEANITSLRAAGYHQEFLDVNEGAAHYVATRRGALIKD; translated from the coding sequence ATTGTGATTATTGTGACAGGGGCTGCAGGATTAATCGGTTCAAATATTATCAAGACCTTAAATGAACATGGCATCACCCATATTTTGGCGGTGGATAATCTTGAGCGAGCTGATAAGTTTTTTAATTTAACGGATTGCGTCATTGCTGACTATTTAGATAAGCGTGAATTTATTCAGCTCATTGAGTCAGATTCACTGCAGCGCAATGTGCGAGCAGTACTTCATCAAGGCGCTTGTTCTGACACCATGGAGCACAACGGTCGCTATATGATGGATAATAATTTTAGATATACCACCAAGCTTTTTCAGTATTGTCAAGAACGTGAAATCCCCTTGATTTATGCCTCCTCCGCTGCTGTTTACGGTGGTAACACCACCTTTAAAGAAGACCCCTCCTGTGAAGCACCCTTAAATGTGTACGGTTATTCAAAACTCGCCTTTGATCAATATTTTAGAAGTCACGTCCAACAAACCGGCTTAACAGCGCCTTGTGTAGGGTTACGATATTTTAATGTTTATGGACCGCGTGAACAGCACAAGGGGCGCATGGCTTCTGTTGCTTATCATTTTTATAACCAGTATGTGGAACAGGGATTTATTAAGCTCTTTGAAGGTTGTGATGGATACGCGAATGGCGAACAACGTCGTGATTTTATCTCCATTGAAGATGTGGTAAAAGTGAACCTCTGGTTCCTTGAGCATCCTGAGGTATCAGGTATTTTTAATGTTGGTACTGGCGTCAGCCGTACGTTTAATGATATGGCAGTGGCTACCTTAAACGCTATTCGTGCTACTGAAGGGGAAGATGAAATCACCTTAACTGAAATGTGTGACAGAAACTTCATCCAATATATACCGTTTCCCGAGGCACTAAAGGGCAAATATCAAAGCTTTACTGAAGCGAATATTACAAGCCTGAGAGCCGCGGGCTATCACCAAGAGTTTTTAGATGTAAACGAGGGAGCAGCCCATTATGTAGCCACCCGTCGTGGCGCTTTAATTAAAGACTAA